The window CGACCACGAACTGTTCAAATGCGTCATCGAGACGCAGACGCCAACCAACGAATCGCTCGCCGAGGCCCGCGATTCGCTGGGAGCGGTCCGGGAGGCGCTGGTCGACCACGCCGACGAATACGGCTTCGGCATCGCCGCCGCCGGCCTCCATCCGGCCGCGAAGTGGCGCGAACTCGAACACGCCGAGAAGCCGCGCTACCGCGCGCAACTCGACCGGATTCAGTATCCACAGCATCGAAACACGACCGCCGGACTCCACGTCCACGTCGGCGTCGACGATGCCGACAAGGCCGTCTGGATAGCCAACGAGATGCGATGGTATCTCCCCATTATGCTCGCGCTGTCGGCCAACTCGCCGTACTGGAACGGCTTCGATACGGGGCTGGCCTCCGCGCGGGCGAAAATTTTCGAAGGGCTGCCGAACACCGGCATGCCGACGACCTTCGAGGATTTCGACGCGTTTCAGGAGTTCGAACGGATGATGGTCGAGACCGGCTCTATCAACGACCGGGGCGAACTCTGGTACGACGTCCGGCCCCACTCCGAACACGGCACGGTCGAGATTCGGACCCCGGACGGACAGGCCGACCCCGACCGCGTGATGGCCTTCGTCGAATACACCGAGGCGCTCGTCGAGGACCTCGCCGCGCGCTACGAGGACGGCGAGTCGGGCTACGAGCACCGGCGCGAACCCCTCGACGAGAACAAGTGGCGCGCGATGCGGCACGGCCACGACGCGGAGTTGCTCGGCAAGGAGTGGGGCGAGTCGATACCGCTCGGCGAGTTGGTCGACCGGGAGTGTAGCCGCCTCGGAATCAGCGGTATCCGCGATATTTACGAGGCCGAAAGCGGCACACAGCGGCAGCGAAATCTCCGTGAAGTCGGCGGCCTCGACGCCGTCTGCGAGGCCCTGTTAGTCGACTGAAACCTGGCGTGGAGTTTATATACGGCTATTCCTTGTGTCCGACTGAATACGACGTATGTCTACCGACGATACTACTGAAGACGGGGACGGCGACCCCGTCGATACGGAGGAGGGGAGTGTACGGGACAAACTCGAACAGGAGGCCGAACGCGCTGCCGAGCAGTTCGACGAAGGCATCGTCGACCTGCTTTCGTGGGTGCTGGATACCGAAACCCGGGCGCGCATCTACGTCTATCTCCGACAGAACCCGGGGAGCACGAGCGAGGAAATCGCCGAGGGGACCGGGCTTTATCCCAGTACCGTCCGCGAGGCGCTGGCCGAACTGAACGACGAGGAGAAGGTCGAACGCCGCAAGCGGGAGTCCAGCGGCGCCGGCAACAACCCCTACGAGTACACGGCGATGGCGCCCAGCGACCTCGTTACCACCGTCGTCGACGAGGTGCAGGAGGAACTCAACACCGTCTTCAATCTCGATTCGCATCTCGGCATCGGCTCCAACGAGAACGTCGAACCCGTCGACATCACCGTCCGTTCGGACGACGAGGGCGCCGAGGACGAAGACGACGAACACACCGCGGACGACAACTGACGGCCCATCTTCTTTCGGGTCAGCCACAGCGACGCGTCCCGTCGCCGAACTCCCGGCAGCGTCGTGACCCATCGAAGCCACTAAATCAGGGCCGTTCCTTTCCGCCCTCATGAGGGTCGTTCTGGGCGGTACGTTCGACCCGGTGCACGACGGGCATCGGGCGCTTTTCGACCGCGCCTTCGAACTCGGGGACGTGACGGTCGGCCTGACGAGCGACGAGCTCGCACCGAAAACGCGCAGCGAGGACCGCTACGTCCGCCCGTTCGACGAACGGAAAGCCGACCTCGAAGCCGAACTCGAATCGCTCGCCGAGGAGTACGACCGCGACTTCGAGGTTCGAAAACTGAAGGAACCGACCGGCATCGCCACCGAACCCGGCTTCGACGTGCTCATCGTCTCCCCCGAGACGAAGGAGGGCGGCCGGATGGTCAACGAGGAACGCGAAGAGAAGGGCCTCGACCCGCTCGATATCGAAGTCGTCGACCACATCACCGCCGAGGACGGCGACATCATCTCCTCGACGCGCATCGTCTCCGGCGAAATCGACGAACACGGTAACGTCACACCCGACCGCGATGGCCGCGACGCGACGCGCGACTGATTTTCGGCGATTCGTAGAAGGCGGCAGCCCGCTACCACTTCGGCGGTTCGAGTCCGGCTTCCTCCATCAGGTCCTTCCAGCGCTTCTGGACCGTCAGCCGGGAGACGCCGACTGCGTCGGCCACGTCCGATTGTGAGCGCCGGTCGCCCGCGATGAGCGCGCCGGCGTAGATGCTCGCCGCCACCGTCGCCTCCTTCGAGCGGTCCGCCTCCGGGACCGTCGACAGAAAGAGGTCCGCCGCGCGGGATTTGGCCTCGCCGCCCAGTTCCAGCCGCTCGGCGGCGTCGTCGATGGCGGCCAGCCATTCCTCGTTTTCGACGTGGTCCGTTGCGCGGTACACACGCGCCACTCGGGCGCGCACTCTTATAAATGGTCCGCGGCGCACGGTCGGCAGCGCATGTATGTATTTCCCGACCCATGATTGGTGTATGCGACTGGAGGACATTTTCATCGCCGAGGCAGCCGGTGAACCGATGCAGCGCCGCGACTCGGTCGAAGCCGTCGACGGCGGCCTCGCGGGGGACCGCTACTGCACCGGCCGGGGCTACTACACGCCGTTCGACGTCTGTGAGGTGACCTTCGTGCAGGCCGAAGCCATCGACGCGATTCACGAGGAGACGACCATCGACATCAGCGACGGCGGCCACCGCCGAAACTTCGTCGTCCGCGGCGGCGACGTCCACGACCTGCTCGATACGCGCTTTACGCTCGGCGACGCCACCTTCGAGGGAACACGGCCACGGCCGCCCTGTCGCCACGTCGAGCAGGTGGCCGGCGAGGACGGCCTCATGCGGGCGCTCTCGGATGGCCGCGGCGGCATCTGTGCCCGCGTCGCCGACCCCGGAACGGTCAGCGTCGGCGACGAAGTCGGCGGTATCGAGGAGATGGGCAACTTCGAGGGACTGGTCGCCAACATCCGCGAGCGGGTCGGTCGGTAGCGACAGGTATTTTTGGTGTAGGACGGTACGAACGTCTGCGCGCGGGTTGCCGAGCTAGGCCAAAGGCGTAGCGCTTAGGACGCTATCCCGTAGGGGTCCGCCGGTTCAAATCCGGTCCCGCGCATGAGCGAACGTAGTGAGCGAAGAGCAGGACCGATTTGAACCCTGGAAGGCGCGCGCAACGAAGCGAGCACGTCTTCCTCCGGTTCAAATCCGGTCCCGCGCATTTTCGTGACGAACAACACGCGAGTAGCACGGCGTTCGTTAAATGTGTTGTTTCGAACCCAAAACCATGGCACAGGGTTAACCCTGTCAAGCGATTGTATATTGTATGGAACGAGATCTGGTCGCAAACGCGATTGTCGACCAGATAGAGGACCGCGAGGCCCATCCACCGGAAAACCCTGACTGCCCGTTAAACGACGTCATCGATACTGACGCATTGGAGTCACTCACCGACGTCCGGGAGTATCACCAGCGAGGGTCGGACCTCCTCGTGGAGTTCGTCTATGGCGACTACACAGTTACCGTCGACGGGACGGGAAAAGTCGTTATCAGGGAATACGCAGCGTCACCCGATGAGCTATTCGCCGAAGAGCAAGTGAACGCGGAAGAGCCTATTCGGACCGAAAATAACCGCCATGAGCGTGCGCTCAATGAGGCTTTAGAGATTATTTCGGCTCCCGAACTACCCTTTGAGGAGCAACTTGACGAGCTTCTGGAAGCCGCTCGCGGGACGCTGGGGACGGAGTTTGCGACGCTTTCGTACGTCGATGACGAGACCTACGTATTCGAAGCGGTTGCCTCTTCGTCCAATGGCGACATTGAGGCGGGCGAGACGATGGCCCTCACGGAGACTGCCTGTAAACGGGTTATCGAATCCGAACAATCGCTGGTCAGCCACGATATCGAGCGTGATGCCCCCGAGTTGGCGGCTTCCTGCTGGGGCGTCACCTCCTATCTCGGCGTCCCGGTATTCGTTGATGACGTAGTGTACGGGACGTTCTGCTTCTACGATACGGAACCACGAGCAGAGGCGTTCAGCGGTTGGGAACTGACGTTCATCGAACTGCTCGGAAATTGGATTCGTGGCGAACTCGAACAGCGAAAGCAGAAACGGACCTTGCATGCCAGCGCCTCCGAGCGGCCGTATAGCACTAATTGAGTATTACGAACCGATTCAGCACAGACTCTCTGAACCTGTTGCTTCTGCGTTTATTCTTCAGGAATCCGTAATCGACAGAGGCACGATCAGCCCACGAGCGTTTGCAGAACACGCGATTCCGCCTTCCGCAGGTGTTCGTCGACAGTCGAGGGCGCACATTCGAGTCGGTCGGCGATGTCCTCGTGGGTCGTCCGCCGGGGGATCTCGTAGTAGCCCAATTCGACGGCGGTTCGGAAGACTTCGAGTTGGCGGTCGGTAAGCATCGAAAGCGTATCGCGGCGGTCCGGCGAGTAGGTGCCGACCTCGTCGACGTTGATGGTCAGGTCGTCCGGCAGTTCGTCGAGGGCCTCCTGAAGCATCTCGTGGCTGCCGATGATGGTCATCTTGAGCGAGTTTCGGCCCGTGTACTCGATGGGCGTATCGAGCATCAGCGCGTACTTCTCGGCGAGATGCATCAGCGTCTTCGCCGGGTCGCCGGGCTGGAGGTGAAGATAGAGATGGAAGTCATCGCCGTCGGCATCCAGCAGGTCCAACGCGATGACGTCCGCGTGGTCCTTGAGGTCCGGAACGACCTGCTCGGCGTCACCCTGCAGTCGGTAGAGCAACACGCCGGTTCCGTCCCCGAGCGTGTCGATATGCATGATGGCCTGCCGAGAGACCGACGGGTCAGCCGCGATGACCTGGTCGACGGGATGGAAGCCGCCGTCCTCCGGTGTCAGTGTGAAATCGAAGTATCGCATGTCGGGGACCAATCAGGAGTCGTCTGTCATCATAATACACCTAGTTTACGGCTTTAGGCCTTTCGGCTGCCACGCGAATCGATACGTAATGTGTCGTTAATCCGATACTCTGACGTCGACGGTCCGCGAGCGGGGGCCGTCACATTCGACGAGGAGGACCGACTGCCACGTGCCCGTATCGAGTCGGCCATCGGCGATGGGAATCGTCTCCGAGGGGCCGACGAGCAGCGCCCGGAGATGCGAATCGGCGTTGTCGTCGAGTCGGTCGTGGTCCCAGCCCGAATCCGCCACGGTCCCGTCGAGGAACGCCGCCATATCGCCGAGGAGTCTGGATTCGGCCTCGTTGACGGCGATACCGGCGGTCGTATGCCGAACGAACACGGTCACCGTCCCGGTCGCATCATCGGGGAGTGCCGCCTCGACGCGGTCGGTGATGTCGATGATTTCGGTACGGTCGTCGGTGGAGACGGTGAACGTCGTCATTCGAGGAGTCGGTGGAAGATGACGCGGTCCTGTTGGCTGTAGACGTGATACGCCGAGGCGACCATCTGGAGGGAGAAATACCCGAGGATTATGTAGCCAAGGCTGAGCGTCGAGATTCCGGGCACGCCGATGATGGCCGCGACGGTGGTCAGCAGGCCGAGCAGCCCCAGCGCGAAGTAGACTTCGCCCCACGAGAGGCCGTATCGCGGCACGACTTCCATGTACACCTCGACTTCCTCGACGCGGTCGGCCAGCGTGACGGTCTTACTTTCGCCGTCGTATTCGAGAATGCCGAGGTCGTCGAGTTTCGGCAGGTGGGTCTGATGGAGCGAGACGTAGACCGACTGCCGCTTGTTCTTCGGCGGCGGGTCCTCGCCCGTCTCGCGGGCCGCCACCTCCTCGGCGAGGTCGCGCACGCTCGCCTGCCCGTTCCGGTCACGGAGGGCCTTGATGGCCAGTCGCCGGCGGCCGTTTCGCAGAACGTCGTGAATATCCCCCTCTTCCAGCGCGCCGTTCGTTTCGGCGTCCCCTGTAGTCCCCAGCACAAACACGACGTACTTGGTGTGGAGACAAGAAGGTATCTCCTGACTCACCTACAGCCAGTCGTCGGGTTTGGTGTCGTAGTCGACCTCGGTCGCCATGATGTCGGCAACCTCCTCGTCGTCGAGGTCCTCTTCTTCGAAGGATTCGCCGTCGAAACGGATGAGTTTGCCCTGCTCGGTCGGTTCCGGTTCGCGGTCACGGCGTCGGGCGACCTCGATGTCGTGTTCGTCGACCTCTTTGAGGATGGTCTTGAGTGCGACGGGCCGGCCCCACAACTCGAAGACGCGTTCGAGCGTCTGTTTGGCCTCCCGCAGGTCGAGTTGGACGCCGTTGTAGTGATGCGCCAAGAGGAGTTCGTTCCGGTTGCGGAAGTTGCCGTCGTGGACGGCGATGGTCGGCTTGCCGAAGTTGGTGAACTGCAACATCAGCTTCTTTTTGACGTCCTCGGCGGCCGTCGATGTGGCGCGGAAATCGCCCGTCGTGTGGGTGTACTCGTAGGTGAAGTAGTCGTTGTCGTCGACGAACTCGTCGGTGAGGAACTCGTCGATGAAGGTGACGTCGTTGTGGCTCTCCCGGACCTCCAGCATGCGGTCCCAGCCGGTCGTCCGGTCGACGTCGGCGATGGCGTCCTCGACGGTGTCGTATCGCTCGGTATCGAAGAGGTATCGGGAGATACGCTCCAACTCCGACTGCGAGACGCGTTTGAGGAAGCCACGATTCTCCGCCGCCACGAGCGAGTAGTGGCGTTCGGCGAGTCCCTCGTAGGTGAGCGGTTTCCACGGATACTTTTCGAGGTCGACCTCGCCATTGCGGGCGCGTTCGAGGTTTTCGGCGTCGATACGGGGGTCCTCGGGGTCGAGGTCCGCGAGGTTGCCGACCGGGTCGTCGACGGCGGGGGCCGGCTCCAGCAGTTCGAGGACGGCATCGAGGTCTACGGTATCGGCGAAGTTCCGCCACGTGACGCCCTCGACGCGGAGCAGGTGTTCGATGACCTCGCGACGGTTCCGGCGATTTTCGACGTACTGCCACAACTCGAAGCCGAGTTTGTAGGGATTCAGTCCCGGTGACCCCAGTACCTGCGCCATGTGGTCGGCATACGAGATGAACTCGTCCGCCGCGGCGAAGCCCTCGTCGGCCATCATCTTCGATTCCCAGTAGGCGGCCCAGCCCTCGTTCATCACCTTCGTCATCTTCTGGGGTGCGAAATAGTAGGCCTCCTTGCGCAGAATTTCGAGGATTTCGCGCTGCCACTCCTCGTAGTCAGCGGCTTTCTCGCTGTCCTCGTCGTAGGCCTTGCCGTGCGAGCGAAGGAACCCGAGGACGTCCGTTTCGGGCGTCTTCGGGAAGGTAGCGCCGTCCTCGTCGTCGGCCATGCCTTCGACCCATTCCTCGTCGAAGACCTGTTTGCGGACTTCATCCGAGAGGTCGAGTTCGTCGAGTTGCTCGGCGACGTCTTCGGGAATCGTCTCCTCGTCACTCCACTCCTCGGCGGTCGTAAACGCGCGGTGCTGGTCGATGTTGTCCTCCAGACAGAGGACGTGGTCGATCCACTCCTCGACGGCCTCCCGGGAGACGTCCGGGTCCTCCATGTACTCGGCGATGGTCTCGGAGTGGCGTTCCAGCATGGCCGCCGCGTCGGGCGAGGTGCCGAACAGCCGGAACCACTCGTTGTTCTTGAAGAAGTCCGCGTGGGCCTCGACGTGGGTGATGACGGCCTTCTGGTCGGCAATAGCGTTGGATTCCTGCAGGAAGGCGTTCGAGGGGTCGTCGTTGTTGACGATTTCGAAGGCCTTGCCGCCGAGGTACTGGCCCTGCTTGCGCTGTTTGTCGTACTGCATCCCCCACCGCCAGTGCGGGTAGCGCTGCTGGAAGCCGCCGTAGGCGATGAGTTCGTTCATCTCGTCGTAGTCGACGACCCAGTAGTTGACCGGGAAGGGGTCCAAGCCCAGTTTCTCGGCGAGGTTGTTGGCCTCGCGGGCGGGCTCTTCGAGGTCCTCGGCGATGCGCTGTTTGTGGATTCGGTCGTCGGTACTCATGATTCGTCCTCCGTACTCAGGATGGTGTAGATGGCATCGACCACGTCCTCGGGGCTCTGGACGTAGGCGACGGCGACGTTGCTCGAATCGCCGAAGTGGTGCTGGACCTCCTCGGCGTGAGTGGCGTTGATGGCGTTGCCCGACGGCTGGGTCTCCACGTACGCGTGGAGGTTCGCCGGAATCTCTTCCATCATCGGGATGACCTTCTCCTCGGTGTCGTTCGAGGAGTTCTCGGAGTCGCCCGCCGCGAAGACGTAGCGGTTCCAGTCGCTCCACGGGTACTCCGCTTCGAGGATTTCCGCGGCCAGTTCGTAGGCGCTGGAGATGCGGGTACCACCGCCCGAGCGGATGCCGAAGAACTCGTCGCGTTCGACCTCCCAGGCGTCGGCGTCGTGGGCGATGTAGACGAACTCGGCGTTGTCGTACTTGCCCGTGAGATACCAGTCAAGCGGCGTGAACGTCCGCTCAACGAGTTCGCGCTTGGACTGGCGCATCGACCCCGAGACGTCGCGGATGTTGACCACGACGACGTTCTTCTCCCGTTCTTCGATGATTTCGGGGTAGCGGTAGCGTTCGTCCTCCCGCCGGAACGGAATCTCGTCGACACCCTCCCGTCGGATACGGGCCGCGGTCGCCTCCCGGTCGACGTTCTCTTTCATCTCCTCGATGGAATCCCAACGATCCGTCTCGTCGTCCGACAGCGACTCGTAGGCGTCGTCGATCCACGCCCGAGAGACGGGGATGTGGTTGTCGCGCGCCCACTCGAACACCGTCGAGGGACCCCAGCCATCGACGCGGAGTGCCTCGCGGATGTACTCCTCGTCGAAGTCCATCGCGAGTTTTCGCTTGAGCCCTTCCTTGAACAGCCGCTCGAAATCGAGGGTGCTGGCGGGGCCGCTCCGGGTGATGTCGGTGAAGTCACCTTCCTTTTCCTCGATGACTTTCTTGCCCTTCGGGTCCAAATCGAGGCCGAGTTCCTCGTCCAATTCCTCGGCGAACTCCTCGGGGTCCATCTCGTAGTACTCGTGTTCGGCGCCCTCCTCGCCGGGGTCGTCGTCACCATCCTCGTCGCCATCGCCGTCGCCGGGCTGTGGCTCGGGCTGGCCGACCGGGTCGCCGACGTCCGGCGTACCACCCTGACCCTGTCCGACGCCGCCCTTGTCGCGGTCGTCGTAGACGAACGACGGCAGGTCGACGATTTTGATGGGTATTTTCACCTCGTCGGGGCGGGAGTTGCCTAAATCTCCGTACTGGATGAACTCCGAGAGGTCCTGCCGTTTCGCTTCGCCGACCTCACGGAAGCGGTCGAGGTCGTCTCTCAGTCCCATCGGTAACTCACCTGACTCATGACGTGTCTACTGGTCAACTCCGCGGAGGCCGCGGAGTAGCCGAACAGTTCCTGCATGTTGCGGATGGTCTTCTCCTTGATGGCCTCCGTCTCGGTGCCCGACGGCGGGTCGGCCCACTGGCTGGGTTCGAGGTCCTCGTAGGTGCGGCCGACGTCGTCCCAGTCGTGGCTCCCGAGCACCGTCTCGATGACCGGAATCTCACGGGGGTCGACGTCGGTAACCGAGAAGTCCTCGTCGCGGTTCCGCCACGCGTGGCGGTTCAAAGCGGTGATGACCTTCTCCTCGCGGAACTCGGCGACACCCTCGTCGGGGTCGGAGCCGTCGTAGTCGTCCTCGTCGAACCGGCCCAGATGCTCGATTTCGAAGACCTTCATCTTCAGGGGGTCCGGCTCCTCGTACTCGCCGCGGTCGTTCTCGATGTGCTCGTCCTCGACCCACGCGTAGACGTGTTCGATGTACTCCTCGACGGTCTCCTCGTCGACCCGCTTGTCGCGCATGATGGCGTCGATAACGTCGGCTTCCTGCTGGCCGAAGACGTGGTTCTTGATGGGGACGAGCCGGTTCTCGTATTCGGTCCGCTCGCTGCCGGAGAAGACCGGCGCGTCGTCGAGGCCTTCGGCCATCGCGTTCAGCACGTCACGCGGCATGATGACGTCCTCGACGGGCAGTTCGGCGTGGTGGCGGTCGGTCTCCTCGTGAAGCAGGTCGGCGATGATGTCGCGGGTGTAGGTGACGGGGATACCGCCCGCTCCCTCCTCGACGTCCGCGAAGTCGAAATCGTCCTTGTAGCGGCGCTCGTCGCCGTCCTGCAGGTAGCCGCGGTCGTAGATGAGCGCCTTGTCGACGAGGTCCAGTCCCGGCGGTAGCGACTCGTTGTCGAGTCGCGTGCCGACCGCATACAGCGCCGCCGCCTCGATGGCGTGCGGGGCCAACTCGCGTTCCCGGACCGTGCCTTCATCGCCGCGGACCGCGACGGTAATCGGCTCCTGAATCTTCTCCTCTAATTCCTCGTAGTTGTCCGCCTCCCAGATTTCCGTCTCGTTGGTCAACTCCCGGCGGACCAGTTCGGCCTCCAGCGAGAGGTTCGTCAGGTAGTGGAACTCCCGTTTGTCGAGGCGGCGCTTCAGCGCCTTCAGCGGGTCCGACCCCTGCCGTTCGGCGTGCTGGTTCAGTTGGGATTCGAGGTCGGGATTCGAGATGATAATCATCTGCGTGTCGACGTCCATCCCGACGGCCTTGTCGAGTTTCACCGTCCCCTCGTCGGGCACGTTCAGGAGTTTCTGCAGCAGGTCGGCGTGCTGGGCGGCGTCCTCGACGATGGTCAGCAGGCCGTTGCCCTGCGAGAGCACGCCGTCGTAGGAGAACGCCTGCGGATTCTTCCGGCCCCGGGAATCCAGCGCCTGCAACATCCCGGCCATCCACGACCCCACGAGGCGCTCCTTCGGCGTGCCGTCGTCCTCGCTGTGCAGAACGCCGATGCCCTGCCCCACGTCGACGACGTAGTTCTTGACTCGAAGGTGGTCCGCGTCGGCGACGGCCGAGAACATATCCTCGGTACCCTGCCGACGGTAGCGCT of the Natronomonas halophila genome contains:
- a CDS encoding glutamate--cysteine ligase; translated protein: MELGSRDAFDRMGTLGIEEEFFVVDADGRPTAGTDELVYEADPPELLEDRLDHELFKCVIETQTPTNESLAEARDSLGAVREALVDHADEYGFGIAAAGLHPAAKWRELEHAEKPRYRAQLDRIQYPQHRNTTAGLHVHVGVDDADKAVWIANEMRWYLPIMLALSANSPYWNGFDTGLASARAKIFEGLPNTGMPTTFEDFDAFQEFERMMVETGSINDRGELWYDVRPHSEHGTVEIRTPDGQADPDRVMAFVEYTEALVEDLAARYEDGESGYEHRREPLDENKWRAMRHGHDAELLGKEWGESIPLGELVDRECSRLGISGIRDIYEAESGTQRQRNLREVGGLDAVCEALLVD
- a CDS encoding transcription initiation factor IIB family protein; this translates as MYRATDHVENEEWLAAIDDAAERLELGGEAKSRAADLFLSTVPEADRSKEATVAASIYAGALIAGDRRSQSDVADAVGVSRLTVQKRWKDLMEEAGLEPPKW
- a CDS encoding winged helix-turn-helix domain-containing protein translates to MSTDDTTEDGDGDPVDTEEGSVRDKLEQEAERAAEQFDEGIVDLLSWVLDTETRARIYVYLRQNPGSTSEEIAEGTGLYPSTVREALAELNDEEKVERRKRESSGAGNNPYEYTAMAPSDLVTTVVDEVQEELNTVFNLDSHLGIGSNENVEPVDITVRSDDEGAEDEDDEHTADDN
- a CDS encoding MOSC domain-containing protein, producing MRLEDIFIAEAAGEPMQRRDSVEAVDGGLAGDRYCTGRGYYTPFDVCEVTFVQAEAIDAIHEETTIDISDGGHRRNFVVRGGDVHDLLDTRFTLGDATFEGTRPRPPCRHVEQVAGEDGLMRALSDGRGGICARVADPGTVSVGDEVGGIEEMGNFEGLVANIRERVGR
- a CDS encoding secondary thiamine-phosphate synthase enzyme YjbQ — translated: MTTFTVSTDDRTEIIDITDRVEAALPDDATGTVTVFVRHTTAGIAVNEAESRLLGDMAAFLDGTVADSGWDHDRLDDNADSHLRALLVGPSETIPIADGRLDTGTWQSVLLVECDGPRSRTVDVRVSD
- a CDS encoding DUF7344 domain-containing protein codes for the protein MLGTTGDAETNGALEEGDIHDVLRNGRRRLAIKALRDRNGQASVRDLAEEVAARETGEDPPPKNKRQSVYVSLHQTHLPKLDDLGILEYDGESKTVTLADRVEEVEVYMEVVPRYGLSWGEVYFALGLLGLLTTVAAIIGVPGISTLSLGYIILGYFSLQMVASAYHVYSQQDRVIFHRLLE
- a CDS encoding YeaH/YhbH family protein; this encodes MGLRDDLDRFREVGEAKRQDLSEFIQYGDLGNSRPDEVKIPIKIVDLPSFVYDDRDKGGVGQGQGGTPDVGDPVGQPEPQPGDGDGDEDGDDDPGEEGAEHEYYEMDPEEFAEELDEELGLDLDPKGKKVIEEKEGDFTDITRSGPASTLDFERLFKEGLKRKLAMDFDEEYIREALRVDGWGPSTVFEWARDNHIPVSRAWIDDAYESLSDDETDRWDSIEEMKENVDREATAARIRREGVDEIPFRREDERYRYPEIIEEREKNVVVVNIRDVSGSMRQSKRELVERTFTPLDWYLTGKYDNAEFVYIAHDADAWEVERDEFFGIRSGGGTRISSAYELAAEILEAEYPWSDWNRYVFAAGDSENSSNDTEEKVIPMMEEIPANLHAYVETQPSGNAINATHAEEVQHHFGDSSNVAVAYVQSPEDVVDAIYTILSTEDES
- a CDS encoding phosphopantetheine adenylyltransferase, which produces MRVVLGGTFDPVHDGHRALFDRAFELGDVTVGLTSDELAPKTRSEDRYVRPFDERKADLEAELESLAEEYDRDFEVRKLKEPTGIATEPGFDVLIVSPETKEGGRMVNEEREEKGLDPLDIEVVDHITAEDGDIISSTRIVSGEIDEHGNVTPDRDGRDATRD
- a CDS encoding PrkA family serine protein kinase — its product is MTANDYIGRADEALRETYEPPMSLGEYVETIFDNPTSAAHASKYLLEAIEAAGTRTVVEEGERKDRYRFFDDPHNDGEHAILGNTEVLNAFVDDLRSIAARRGKEEKILWLDGPTATGKSELKRCLINGLREFSKTEEGRRYTVEWNIAGTDDSPGMTYGGKPAASEDDWYPSPVQAHPLSVFPESVREELLADLNESAEDHIPIHLETRLDPFSREAYDHLEERYRRQGTEDMFSAVADADHLRVKNYVVDVGQGIGVLHSEDDGTPKERLVGSWMAGMLQALDSRGRKNPQAFSYDGVLSQGNGLLTIVEDAAQHADLLQKLLNVPDEGTVKLDKAVGMDVDTQMIIISNPDLESQLNQHAERQGSDPLKALKRRLDKREFHYLTNLSLEAELVRRELTNETEIWEADNYEELEEKIQEPITVAVRGDEGTVRERELAPHAIEAAALYAVGTRLDNESLPPGLDLVDKALIYDRGYLQDGDERRYKDDFDFADVEEGAGGIPVTYTRDIIADLLHEETDRHHAELPVEDVIMPRDVLNAMAEGLDDAPVFSGSERTEYENRLVPIKNHVFGQQEADVIDAIMRDKRVDEETVEEYIEHVYAWVEDEHIENDRGEYEEPDPLKMKVFEIEHLGRFDEDDYDGSDPDEGVAEFREEKVITALNRHAWRNRDEDFSVTDVDPREIPVIETVLGSHDWDDVGRTYEDLEPSQWADPPSGTETEAIKEKTIRNMQELFGYSAASAELTSRHVMSQVSYRWD
- a CDS encoding helix-turn-helix domain-containing protein — protein: MRYFDFTLTPEDGGFHPVDQVIAADPSVSRQAIMHIDTLGDGTGVLLYRLQGDAEQVVPDLKDHADVIALDLLDADGDDFHLYLHLQPGDPAKTLMHLAEKYALMLDTPIEYTGRNSLKMTIIGSHEMLQEALDELPDDLTINVDEVGTYSPDRRDTLSMLTDRQLEVFRTAVELGYYEIPRRTTHEDIADRLECAPSTVDEHLRKAESRVLQTLVG
- a CDS encoding SpoVR family protein, producing MSTDDRIHKQRIAEDLEEPAREANNLAEKLGLDPFPVNYWVVDYDEMNELIAYGGFQQRYPHWRWGMQYDKQRKQGQYLGGKAFEIVNNDDPSNAFLQESNAIADQKAVITHVEAHADFFKNNEWFRLFGTSPDAAAMLERHSETIAEYMEDPDVSREAVEEWIDHVLCLEDNIDQHRAFTTAEEWSDEETIPEDVAEQLDELDLSDEVRKQVFDEEWVEGMADDEDGATFPKTPETDVLGFLRSHGKAYDEDSEKAADYEEWQREILEILRKEAYYFAPQKMTKVMNEGWAAYWESKMMADEGFAAADEFISYADHMAQVLGSPGLNPYKLGFELWQYVENRRNRREVIEHLLRVEGVTWRNFADTVDLDAVLELLEPAPAVDDPVGNLADLDPEDPRIDAENLERARNGEVDLEKYPWKPLTYEGLAERHYSLVAAENRGFLKRVSQSELERISRYLFDTERYDTVEDAIADVDRTTGWDRMLEVRESHNDVTFIDEFLTDEFVDDNDYFTYEYTHTTGDFRATSTAAEDVKKKLMLQFTNFGKPTIAVHDGNFRNRNELLLAHHYNGVQLDLREAKQTLERVFELWGRPVALKTILKEVDEHDIEVARRRDREPEPTEQGKLIRFDGESFEEEDLDDEEVADIMATEVDYDTKPDDWL
- a CDS encoding GAF domain-containing protein, yielding MERDLVANAIVDQIEDREAHPPENPDCPLNDVIDTDALESLTDVREYHQRGSDLLVEFVYGDYTVTVDGTGKVVIREYAASPDELFAEEQVNAEEPIRTENNRHERALNEALEIISAPELPFEEQLDELLEAARGTLGTEFATLSYVDDETYVFEAVASSSNGDIEAGETMALTETACKRVIESEQSLVSHDIERDAPELAASCWGVTSYLGVPVFVDDVVYGTFCFYDTEPRAEAFSGWELTFIELLGNWIRGELEQRKQKRTLHASASERPYSTN